The following proteins come from a genomic window of Aspergillus oryzae RIB40 DNA, chromosome 4:
- a CDS encoding aldo/keto reductase family protein (voltage-gated shaker-like K+ channel, subunit beta/KCNAB), whose amino-acid sequence MATLAGKQISQNGLGLMRLIWHYGPTPDEKAFRVLKTALSAGANVWNGADFYGLPNNNSLHLMNRYFTAYPEDAEKVVFTVKSGLVDMKTFTMDGSRNGLRAFADNTLKILDGKKKIDIFGLGRVDPDVPIEESVKALAELRVEGKIGGIQMSEVRADTIRRAASVTKIDMVEAEVSLWSREVFENEVAEACAENDIVLVAHTPLGAGMLTGSIKTVDDLPQTHHRTVPRFQPESIAQNRLLVEQLERFAESKGCTAAQLALTWLKVQSRKPGMPFIVPIAGARSEERVLENMADIELDDTDLERIQSILDNYPVAGARYPPAAARLIEY is encoded by the exons ATGGCAACACTCGCTGGAAAGCAAATTAGCCAGAATGGTCTTGGTTTGATGC GTCTTATCTGGCACTACGGGCCCACCCCGGACGAAAAGGCGTTCAGAGTGCTTAAAACAGCCCTATCAGCTGGAGCGAATGTCTGGAACGGTGCAGATTTCTACGGTTTGCCGAACAACAACTCCTTGCATCTAATGAATCGCTACTTTACAGCCTATCCTGAGGATGCTGAGAAAGTTGTCTTTACGGTCAAATCTGGTTTGGTGGACATGAAGACTTTCACGATGGACGGTTCTCGGAATGGCCTGCGCGCCTTCGCAGATAACACCCTAAAGATCCTGGAcggcaagaagaaaatcgatATCTTTGGTTTGGGAAGAGTAGATCCCGACGTTCCAATCGAGGAGAGCGTGAAGGCTCTGGCCGAACTCAGGGTAGAGGGCAAGATTGGGGGTATCCAGATGAGCGAAGTGCGCGCTGACACCATCCGTCGTGCCGCTAGTGTGACGAAGATTGATATGGTCGAGGCTGAGGTCAGTCTCTGGTCGAGAGAAGTGTTTGAGAATGAGGTTGCGGAAGCTTGCGCGGAGAACGACATTGTCCTTGTGGCACATACTCCATTAGGCGCTGGAATGTTAACGGGGTCAATCAAGACCGTGGACGATCTTCCTCAGACTCATCACCGTACGGTTCCCCGCTTTCAGCCTGAGAGTATTGCTCAGAATCGTCTGCTTGTTGAGCAACTGGAGAGGTTTGCAGAGTCAAAGGGTTGTACTGCGGCTCAGCTGGCACTGACATGGCTGAAGGTGCAGAGCAGAAAGCCAGGGATGCCGTTCATTGTACCGATCGCAGGCGCCCGGTCGGAGGAACGAGTTCTGGAGAATATGGCAGATATTGAATTGGACGATACTGACCTTGAGAGGATCCAGTCCATCTTGGATAACTATCCCGTGGCAGGGGCGAGATACCCGCCTGCGGCTGCGAGATTGATTGAGTATTAG
- a CDS encoding uncharacterized protein (nucleoside phosphorylase) — MDSQRKRLAHRDYRIGWICALPKELTVAIAMLDEQHERLLPASYRDNNTYVFGKIGNHNVVIACMPMGVTGNAPAALVANDLLHSFPHLQFYLMVGIGGGAPNDQNDIRLGDVVVSAPTGQHGGVVQYDFGKTLADGVFHRTGTLNRPPSVLLSTLSYLRSSYELLGRPDFLRHLSAARSRYPHRAAAFSYPSTLSDTLFKADYDHAKPLQPCEGGCDRRRAVRRPLRRNNNPSVFFGNIASANQVMRHGLTRDRIAREHNVLCFEMEAAGLMDQFACLVIRGISDYSDTHKNDQWQDYASAVAAAFAKDLLLVIPTRALSGGLPRSPDTDSLHSDMPLTDVHDEEDAGRQDDRTESNCATETVASPSTPDTTEATASGPLPSQNSTYPEIIQLRPRVPLNWQQFHSFPHEALQEPLTTAVPLGLDRSLDFELSIIMAQRPDSRIGVVYICDVHLEPRRSSKNRIIRIGSTTDVYRHLKARLNSSTHESDTYRQILNCGQVELLIHTTLQKFKYDKKCQCGNNHTTLFEIGEDELDNILKTVEHWVSWSERKFGHIVVPRGG, encoded by the exons ATGGATTCCCAACGGAAGAGGCTAGCCCATCGGGATTACAGGATAGGTTGGATATGTGCACTGCCAAAAGAGCTCACCGTGGCGATAGCCATGTTAGACGAGCAGCACGAAAGGTTGTTGCCAGCTTCTTACCGGGATAATAACACATATGTCTTCGGAAAAATAGGAAACCATAATGTCGTGATCGCTTGTATGCCAATGGGAGTGACAGGCAACGCACCTGCTGCCCTTGTAGCGAACGATCTGTTACATAGCTTCCCTCACCTCCAGTTTTATCTGATGGTGGGCATCGGCGGCGGTGCTCCCAACGACCAAAACGATATCCGCTTGGGTGATGTCGTCGTGAGTGCTCCAACGGGTCAACACGGAGGAGTTGTCCAGTATGACTTTGGAAAGACTCTGGCAGACGGTGTGTTTCATCGCACTGGAACTCTCAATCGGCCACCAAGCGTCCTCCTTTCGACACTGAGCTATTTGAGGTCCAGCTACGAACTTCTAGGGCGGCCAGACTTCCTAAGGCATCTTTCAGCGGCCAGATCTCGCTATCCCCATCGTGCTGCTGCCTTTTCCTATCCTAGCACATTGTCTGATACCTTGTTCAAAGCCGACTACGATCATGCCAAGCCTCTTCAACCTTGCGAAGGGGGATGCGATCGCAGACGCGCTGTGCGGCGACCTCTTCGCCGAAACAACAATCCCAGCGTATTCTTCGGAAATATTGCATCGGCGAACCAGGTGATGCGCCACGGATTGACTCGGGATAGAATTGCCCGGGAGCATAATGTGCTTTGTTTCGAGATGGAAGCAGCTGGTTTGATGGATCAGTTTGCCTGTCTTGTCATTCGTGGGATTTCAGACTACTCTGATACACACAAGAATGATCAATGGCAAGATTACGCCAGTGCGGTCGCTGCTGCATTCGCgaaagatcttcttctggttatCCCTACAAGGGCTCTGAGTGGTGGGCTACCTCGTTCACCGGATACGGATAGCCTGCATTCCGACATGCCTCTTACAGACGTgcatgatgaagaggacgcTGGAAGACAGGACGACAGGACAGAAAGCAATTGCGCCACTGAAACAGTGGCCTCTCCATCCACACCGGATACTACTGAAGCCACTGCCAGTGGTCCCCTCCCATCACAGAACTCCACCTATCCGGAAATCATTCAATTACGGCCACGCGTGCCGCTCAATTGGCAGCAGTTTCACTCGT TTCCACATGAGGCACTTCAAGAGCCGCTCACCACCGCCGTTCCCCTTGGACTTGACCGATCTCTAGATTTCGAGCTATCCATAATAATGGCGCAGCGGCCTGATAGTAGAATTGGGGTGGTCTACATATGTGATGTTCATCTTGAgccaaggagaagctcgAAAAATAGGATCATTAGGATCGGTAGTACCACCGATGTCTACAGGCACTTGAAGGCTCGTCTCAACAGCTCTACCCACG AATCGGACACCTACAGACAAATTCTGAATTGCGGCCAAGTAGAACTCCTGATTCATACAACCCTGCAAAAGTTCAAATATGATAAGAAATGTCAGTGTGGCAACAACCATACTACATTATTTGagattggtgaagatgaaCTGGACAACATCTTAAAGACTGTGGAACATTGGGTTTCCTGGAGTGAACGGAAATTCGGTCACATCGTGGTCCCGCGTGGCGGCTAA
- a CDS encoding alpha/beta hydrolase family protein (predicted hydrolases or acyltransferases (alpha/beta hydrolase superfamily)): MRLRSSLCIGALFTLATASRSIPNVTITNSTTSTYQLSSDSEFAFVLETFLSFANGGGAATGEILRAASQIKPGDMESFYREFKYLADQIADQAMSVNTTRFPVSAREAHLRASSYYRAADFFLHGNASDPRIQTLWDSVLDHYDTAMKLLPDPPEQVELDGTEYKIPIYFHPPPKSSHANATSGQRKRLPTILIGSGYDGAQQDTYHQLGKEILARGWNFVTYEGPGQPTVRRQSNIGFIPDWWSVVTPVVDWLRTRDDVDTDRIALGGISFGGQLAPLAATREHRLAAVLAIDGMLDLHETVLQQFPASIQKLYQSGNKTAFDAIVWEAYKETTDTSQIWGIDQGLWSFKTSSPFEWMTKMKKMAIDQTMLDNITCPVFVASGQDDHIAPGQPERMARLLGDKAYYHLFKNNVGAGEHCTIGAEPQLAMATMDWLDEIFENPTSRS, from the exons ATGCGTCTCAGGTCCTCGCTCTGTATTGGGGCGCTGTTCACCCTCGCC ACAGCAAGTAGATCAATTCCCAACGTCACCATCACCAATTCCACGACGTCCACCTATCAATTGAGTAGTGACTCTGAGTTTGCCTTCGTCCTGGAGacatttctttctttcgccaATGGCGGCGGTGCTGCTACGGGTGAGATCCTTCGCGCAGCCTCCCAAATCAAGCCAGGCGACATGGAAAGCTTCTATCGAGAGTTCAAGTACCTGGCAGACCAAATTGCTGACCAGGCCATGTCGGTTAATACCACGAGGTTTCCCGTCTCGGCTCGTGAAGCGCACCTCCGTGCGTCATCATACTATCGCGCAGCCGACTTCTTCCTGCACGGAAATGCCTCCGATCCCCGCATTCAAACATTGTGGGATTCCGTGCTGGACCATTATGACACCGCCATGAAGCTGCTACCTGACCCACCGGAGCAGGTGGAGCTCGACGGAACAGAGTACAAGATTCctatatatttccatccCCCCCCGAAGTCATCACACGCCAACGCGACGAGCGGGCAACGCAAACGACTTCCCACGATCTTGATCGGGTCTGGGTACGATGGAGCCCAGCAAGATACCTACCATCAACTGGGCAAAGAGATCCTCGCACGCGGCTGGAATTTTGTCACCTACGAGGGGCCCGGACAGCCTACAGTACGTCGCCAGTCAAACATTGGCTTCATCCCCGACTGGTGGAGTGTGGTCACTCCCGTCGTTGACTGGTTAAGAACCCGTGACGACGTGGACACTGACCGAATCGCGTTGGGAGGCATCTCGTTCGGTGGTCAGTTGGCGCCTTTGGCAGCCACCCGTGAGCACCGTCTTGCTGCTGTCCTGGCAATTGATGGAATGCTTGATCTTCACGAGACAGTCCTGCAGCAGTTCCCGGCCTCGATACAAAAACTCTATCAAAGTGGGAACAAGACGGCCTTCGATGCGATAGTCTGGGAAGCATACAAGGAAACCACTGACACGAGTCAGATTTGGGGTATTGATCAGGGATTATGGTCTTTTAAGACTAGCAGCCCTTTCGAATGGATGACTAAAATGAAAAAAATGGCTATCGACCAGACGATGCTGGATAACATCACTTGTCCGGTGTTTGTTGCATCGGGTCAAGACGACCATATCGCGCCTGGTCAGCCGGAGAGGATGGCACGTTTGCTTGGTGATAAGGCTTATTATCATCTTTTCAAGAATAATGTTGGTGCGGGAGAGCATTGTACTATTGGTGCTGAGCCCCAGCTGGCGATGGCTACTATGGACTGGTTGGATGAGATCTTTGAGAACCCGACTTCGCGTTCTTGA
- a CDS encoding uncharacterized protein (predicted protein), which produces MQTSLPRQYGQYWIPEQGLPHLPPSPGEATVTSAAPAACAVRSSAMSVRAVETSVTQCSERKHDQYFQKAVTRQPQLAFVYAPTEHWEAHAKPFLLGQFTIVTLHGARVYGSLDFLPQLLERAGTESTLYKVCDAIASAYFANRSRSDSIEFGHRKLYVRALQSLSNDVSDVEKQSQDTTLAAVWLLCLYELIVGARGQEPRGWRTHGEALIGLLRLRGQNQFQTRTGCQLFQLAYQTVAE; this is translated from the exons CAATACTGGATTCCCGAGCAAGGCCTGCCACACCTGCCGCCGTCGCCGGGTGAAG CAACTGTGACCTCGGCCGCCCCGGCTGCTTGCGCTGTAAGAAGTTCGGCCATGAGTGTCCGGGCTGTAGAGACTTCA GTGACTCAATGCTCTGAGCGAAAGCATGATCAATATTTCCAAAAAGCTGTAACGAGACAACCACAGTTAGCATTCGTATATGCGCCGACTGAACATTGGGAGGCACATGCCaagccttttcttctcggccAATTCACAATAGTAACCTTACATGGCGCTCGTGTGTACGGCTCGCTCGACTTTCTGCCGCAACTACTTGAACGCGCTGGTACTGAGTCTACGCTGTATAAGGTGTGCGATGCTATTGCGTCTGCCTACTTTGCCAACCGGTCACGTTCCGATAGTATTGAATTCGGCCATCGAAAGCTGTATGTCAGAGCTTTGCAATCTCTATCAAATGACGTTTCAGACGTTGAGAAGCAAAGCCAAGACACTACGCTGGCGGCAGTGTGGCTGCTGTGCTTGTATGAG CTCATAGTCGGCGCACGGGGCCAAGAACCTCGGGGCTGGAGGACGCATGGTGAAGCATTGATCGGACTATTGCGATTGCGAGGCCAGAACCAATTCCAGACTAGAACAGGTTGCCAGCTTTTCCAGCTAGCGTACCAGACCGTT GCTGAATGA